AGACACGATCTCTGCCGGCGCGAAAATAGGCTACGGCGTCGGTGACTTCGGGGCCAATCTCGTTTTTCAATCGGTTCTCATCTTTCTCATATTTTATTTTACCGATGTGTTTGGAATCGCCGCCTCCGTGGCGGGGACGATCTTTTTCGTCTCGAAGGCGTGGGACGCAGTCACGGACCCAACCATGGGCTACCTCTCCGATCGGACTCATACCCGATGGGGGCAGAAGCGACCCTACCTCCTGTTCGGAGCGATTCCCCTGGGACTCTGCTTCTTTTTTTTGTTCGCCTCGCCGAATATCAATGAGGGATTTCGCCCGATCTACGCGCTGATATTTTTTCTCCTGGTGTGCACCTTTTACACCGTGGTGAACATCCCCTACGGCGCCCTCACGGCCAGCATGACCGTGGACGCCCACGAACGCTCGAAGATATCCGGGGTGCGTACCTTCTTTGCCCTGATGGGGACGCTCACCGTCGCCGGAGCAACCCTTCCCCTGGTGGATCTCTTCGGCGGCGGGAGCGTCGGTTTCCGCGCCACCGGGGCCATATTCGGGGCGCTTGCGGCGATCCTGACCCTGGTAACCTTCTTCAGCGTTCGGGAGCGTGTTGTACAGCGGGATACCACCCACTACAGCCTTCGGGATATCCTCACGGTATTGAAGAGCAATCGCCCCTTCATCATCCTCTCTTTCGGGATGATTATGCACCTGACAGCTCTGGGCGTGCTGGCGGCGATGATAAACTACTTTTTCAAGTACATCATGAACGATGCGGACTTCGCCACGTTCGCCTTTCTGTGCATCTTCGTTCCCGCGGCCCTGGCGTTGCCGCTGTGGGTGTGGGTGTCGAAAAAAATGAGCAAGAAGGCGGCCTTCAATGCGGGCATGGGGCTTCTGGCCCTGTCTTTGCTCGGTATCTTCTTTGTCCGGGAGCTGAACCCGGCTGTGCTTTTGCCGATGTTCATCGTGGGAGGGATCGGGCTTTCCACGAACTTTTTCAGCCCCTGGGCCATGGTGCCGGACACCGTGGAATACGGGCAGCTTCAGACGGGTTTAAGACGGGAGGGAATCCTGTACGGCGTCTTTTTCTTCGGCCAGAAGATGGCCTCGGCCCTGGCCGGGTTTATCGCCGGGCAGGGACTGAGCTTTTTCGGGTTTGTAGCGAACGAAAGCCAGACGAATCAGACGCTTTTGGGCATCAGGATATTGACGACCTTCGTCCCCATCGCCCTG
This sequence is a window from Candidatus Zymogenaceae bacterium. Protein-coding genes within it:
- a CDS encoding MFS transporter; the encoded protein is MNQKNSVRIEDTISAGAKIGYGVGDFGANLVFQSVLIFLIFYFTDVFGIAASVAGTIFFVSKAWDAVTDPTMGYLSDRTHTRWGQKRPYLLFGAIPLGLCFFFLFASPNINEGFRPIYALIFFLLVCTFYTVVNIPYGALTASMTVDAHERSKISGVRTFFALMGTLTVAGATLPLVDLFGGGSVGFRATGAIFGALAAILTLVTFFSVRERVVQRDTTHYSLRDILTVLKSNRPFIILSFGMIMHLTALGVLAAMINYFFKYIMNDADFATFAFLCIFVPAALALPLWVWVSKKMSKKAAFNAGMGLLALSLLGIFFVRELNPAVLLPMFIVGGIGLSTNFFSPWAMVPDTVEYGQLQTGLRREGILYGVFFFGQKMASALAGFIAGQGLSFFGFVANESQTNQTLLGIRILTTFVPIALIILGILIISFYPINQAMHTKILEDIEKSQKNGL